In Verrucomicrobiota bacterium, the following proteins share a genomic window:
- a CDS encoding DUF2271 domain-containing protein, with protein sequence MQFKNSLIFGSLLLAWSGNLAYANTNVARPFVFHHENVLGTSLELKLIAVSDADARSAEALVLDEIDRLAGILSTYESSSEVSRWLKTSQQPVAVSAELFHVLEQYDRWCDLSGGAFNATAGVALELWKNAAARHRVPTRDELADAVAQAGVSPWKLDPAARTATRTGTAALSLNALGKGCIVDQACAFALSSGKVTAALVNIGGDLRIMGDWVESVGVVDPLADAENSAPAARLRIQNRAVATSGNYRRGFAINDRWYSHIVDPRTARPVDHVISATVVAGCTADADALSTTFSVLTPEESLRLASSLPEVEYLLVTANGRQITSRGWHRFVSQGYEVAAAGGNLPVMTGNQAGTSWNPEFELIVNLELNRSTSQRYRRPFVAVWVEDQDKFPVRTMALWFDRARWLPDLKAWYHGDQMRTMADGTDLTGTVSSATRPAGKYAIKWDGKDDKGKPVKPGKYTVCIEAVREHGTYQLIRQEMSFTGTAAHLELKGNPEVSSASLDYRRKTATH encoded by the coding sequence ATGCAATTCAAGAATTCATTGATCTTTGGCAGTTTATTGCTGGCTTGGTCCGGCAATCTGGCATACGCAAATACCAACGTGGCCAGGCCATTTGTGTTTCATCACGAGAATGTCCTTGGTACTTCTCTGGAACTGAAACTCATCGCGGTTTCCGATGCCGACGCTCGGTCAGCCGAAGCCCTGGTCTTGGATGAAATTGATCGGCTGGCGGGAATCCTCAGCACGTACGAATCATCTTCCGAGGTGAGCCGGTGGTTGAAGACCAGTCAACAACCGGTGGCGGTCTCCGCCGAATTGTTCCATGTGCTTGAGCAATACGACCGGTGGTGTGACTTGAGTGGTGGCGCGTTCAATGCCACTGCCGGAGTGGCGTTGGAACTCTGGAAAAACGCAGCGGCCAGGCATAGGGTGCCGACGCGCGATGAACTGGCGGACGCAGTGGCACAGGCCGGCGTATCACCATGGAAACTTGACCCCGCAGCCCGCACTGCAACGCGTACCGGCACCGCAGCGTTGTCCTTGAATGCACTGGGCAAAGGGTGTATTGTGGACCAGGCCTGCGCGTTCGCGCTCAGCTCCGGTAAAGTCACTGCCGCGCTCGTGAACATCGGTGGCGATTTGCGCATCATGGGCGACTGGGTGGAATCCGTGGGCGTGGTTGATCCGCTGGCCGATGCGGAGAACAGTGCCCCAGCAGCTCGCCTGCGAATCCAAAACCGGGCGGTGGCCACCAGCGGTAATTATCGGCGGGGCTTTGCCATCAACGACCGTTGGTACTCCCATATCGTTGATCCCCGGACGGCGCGTCCGGTGGATCATGTAATCAGCGCCACCGTGGTAGCCGGGTGCACGGCAGATGCCGATGCGCTTTCCACCACCTTTTCCGTGCTGACTCCCGAAGAAAGCCTGCGGTTGGCTTCGTCGTTGCCCGAAGTCGAGTACCTGCTGGTGACGGCAAATGGCCGCCAGATCACCAGTCGCGGTTGGCACCGGTTTGTATCCCAAGGATATGAGGTGGCGGCCGCCGGTGGCAACCTGCCTGTCATGACGGGTAATCAGGCGGGCACAAGCTGGAATCCCGAGTTTGAATTAATCGTCAACCTGGAGTTGAATCGCAGTACCAGCCAGCGTTATCGGCGGCCGTTCGTGGCAGTATGGGTGGAAGATCAGGATAAGTTCCCGGTGCGCACCATGGCTCTTTGGTTTGATCGCGCCCGCTGGCTGCCCGACCTGAAAGCCTGGTACCATGGCGACCAAATGCGCACCATGGCCGATGGCACCGATCTGACCGGTACCGTATCCAGTGCCACCCGGCCAGCGGGTAAATATGCAATCAAATGGGATGGCAAGGATGATAAAGGCAAACCGGTCAAACCCGGCAAATATACCGTTTGCATCGAGGCGGTGCGCGAGCACGGCACCTACCAGTTGATCCGTCAGGAAATGAGCTTCACCGGTACGGCGGCTCATCTTGAACTCAAAGGTAACCCAGAAGTTTCCTCCGCCTCACTTGACTACCGACGAAAAACAGCCACCCACTGA
- a CDS encoding EF-hand domain-containing protein — protein sequence MNKIAFCLAVAALGVAVPSMPLSAQETRPANPEIRQNRETGRESQRPEGGEGREGRRPEGRSIRMNPLFMALDTNGDGVISAEEIKNAPAALLKLDKNGDGQLTEDELRPNFARQEGERGRGGSSANVEEIVRRLMEFDKNGDGKITKDELPERMQGLMERGDLNKDGVLTKDEIRKLAEAQAAGNRTVSGGESQRREGGKKHDEDDDDKEHAKRPAANK from the coding sequence ATGAATAAAATAGCATTTTGTTTAGCCGTGGCAGCACTGGGTGTTGCCGTTCCCTCCATGCCGTTATCCGCACAGGAAACCCGGCCCGCCAACCCGGAAATTCGCCAAAACCGGGAAACTGGCCGCGAGAGTCAGCGGCCAGAAGGCGGAGAGGGACGTGAAGGTCGCCGCCCGGAGGGAAGGTCCATCCGAATGAATCCCTTGTTCATGGCATTGGATACCAATGGCGATGGCGTGATCTCAGCCGAAGAAATCAAGAATGCCCCAGCAGCCCTCTTGAAGCTGGATAAAAACGGGGACGGTCAACTTACGGAAGATGAGTTACGCCCGAATTTTGCTCGGCAGGAGGGCGAGCGTGGCCGGGGCGGTTCTTCTGCCAATGTTGAAGAAATCGTTCGCCGCCTGATGGAGTTTGATAAAAATGGCGATGGCAAGATCACCAAGGATGAGCTGCCGGAACGCATGCAGGGCCTAATGGAACGTGGCGACTTAAACAAAGATGGCGTGCTCACCAAGGATGAAATCCGCAAGCTGGCGGAAGCCCAGGCTGCGGGCAACCGGACCGTCAGTGGCGGTGAGAGTCAGCGCCGCGAAGGTGGAAAAAAACACGACGAGGACGATGATGACAAGGAGCACGCCAAACGTCCCGCCGCGAATAAATAA
- a CDS encoding GDSL-type esterase/lipase family protein: MNIPVALLLFTFALNPFAMGAPTPAGNSKWEALVQKKLTVSSPKPDAIICIGSSHMERWKTVTTDLAPLTVYNHGIGGSTMKHAAELFIPKLAIPFKPRAVILYEGSNDINAGVTPEQILERFKELHRQIHNALPKTRLYVLGIVPSPGKRFNKWEAIQQANQAIKQECATEPWMKFIDTTTPLLGADGQPKAEYFIPEDIHMLPEGYKVWTGVIAPVVVEAEKEFEPKP; encoded by the coding sequence ATGAATATACCTGTCGCGCTGCTACTCTTCACCTTCGCTTTGAACCCGTTTGCTATGGGTGCGCCGACGCCCGCCGGTAATAGCAAGTGGGAGGCCCTCGTGCAGAAGAAACTCACGGTCTCGTCGCCCAAGCCGGATGCGATTATTTGCATCGGCAGTTCGCATATGGAACGCTGGAAAACCGTGACCACCGACCTCGCCCCGCTCACCGTTTACAATCACGGTATCGGCGGCAGTACCATGAAGCACGCCGCCGAACTGTTTATCCCGAAACTGGCGATCCCTTTCAAACCTCGGGCAGTGATTCTCTATGAAGGCAGCAACGACATCAATGCCGGGGTGACACCAGAGCAGATTCTCGAGCGCTTCAAGGAATTGCATCGCCAAATCCACAATGCCCTGCCCAAAACCCGGCTCTACGTGCTCGGCATCGTGCCCAGTCCCGGCAAGCGCTTTAATAAATGGGAGGCGATCCAACAGGCCAATCAAGCGATCAAGCAGGAGTGTGCCACGGAGCCGTGGATGAAGTTCATTGATACCACCACTCCCTTATTGGGAGCCGACGGTCAGCCCAAGGCCGAGTATTTCATCCCTGAGGACATCCACATGCTGCCCGAAGGCTACAAGGTGTGGACCGGTGTCATCGCCCCGGTGGTGGTCGAGGCAGAGAAGGAATTCGAGCCCAAGCCATGA
- a CDS encoding zinc-dependent peptidase, which yields MRYLQRSSVILACFLIMCAKTSEPKAVVAQPTPLHPAQPSTSHDRPRWTTNMAGWTIHVNSRLWTEQPEATGKAMVLLQKQLEEINRNVPKAAVIELQKVTLWISPEYPGIKPRAEYHPNAVWLREHGRDPAMAKGVEFTNVRIFESEARRMPNFALHELAHSYHDRVLPKGFGNPDIKAAYERAKAGGKYDRVEQRFGDGRTTQARAYAMTNPQEYFAENTEAFFSTNDFFPFTRTELKPHDPEMFELLAKLWGVELK from the coding sequence ATGAGATATCTGCAACGGAGTAGCGTGATACTGGCGTGTTTCTTGATCATGTGCGCAAAGACCTCCGAACCGAAGGCGGTCGTTGCGCAGCCAACTCCCCTGCATCCCGCCCAGCCGAGCACCAGCCATGACCGCCCGCGCTGGACCACCAACATGGCCGGCTGGACCATCCATGTGAATAGCCGGCTGTGGACGGAACAGCCGGAGGCGACCGGGAAGGCCATGGTGCTGTTACAGAAGCAGCTCGAGGAAATCAACCGCAACGTTCCGAAGGCCGCCGTCATTGAACTGCAGAAAGTGACGCTGTGGATTTCCCCGGAGTATCCCGGCATCAAACCTCGCGCCGAGTACCACCCCAATGCCGTCTGGCTGCGTGAGCACGGGCGCGATCCGGCCATGGCCAAAGGCGTCGAGTTCACCAACGTCCGCATCTTTGAGTCGGAGGCCCGGCGCATGCCGAACTTCGCCCTGCACGAGTTGGCGCATTCTTATCATGACCGGGTTTTGCCGAAAGGTTTTGGCAACCCTGACATCAAGGCCGCCTATGAGCGTGCCAAGGCCGGCGGTAAATACGATCGCGTCGAGCAACGATTCGGCGATGGCCGCACCACCCAAGCCCGCGCTTACGCCATGACGAATCCGCAGGAATATTTTGCGGAGAACACCGAGGCGTTCTTTTCCACCAACGATTTCTTCCCCTTCACCCGCACTGAACTGAAACCGCACGACCCGGAGATGTTCGAGTTACTGGCGAAGCTGTGGGGTGTGGAACTGAAATAG
- a CDS encoding arylsulfatase has product MKITVTLAITLFLAVVSTEAASERPNLVFVLFDDMGWGQPPCYNPQSALRTPNLDKFASQGMRFTDAHTAAAVCTPTRYGVLTGRYPSRIGQFGVLTTFSKPIIPPGRTTVASLLKQHGYVTACIGKWHLGMNWVDGKPGSEKEVPFGAKMTGGPNALGFDYFCGFTHARNIGTIIEQDHVVAHVEPVENQPLMLKKALEWIDQRKAGEPFFLYFPLGIPHEPIVPAPDFTGKSGAQDLVKQDPKYGDWLYQGDAMLGKILEVLARNNLADNTLVIATSDNGAEHRAYAPLRESKRSIYEGGHRVPFVARWPGKVKPGSVNDHTICLNDLMATAAEIVGAKIPDSAGEDSVSLMPELLGTTTTVVREATMHQSAAGDLAIRQGPWKLIFLKSGQRELYNLQNDLSETKDVLAANSEVAAKLTALMQGYIANGRSTAGAAQQNDFDLSINAGELKGKRKKKGQKTEAERARNGSGSRPGV; this is encoded by the coding sequence ATGAAAATCACCGTCACCCTCGCCATCACGTTATTCCTTGCCGTAGTCTCCACTGAGGCCGCAAGCGAACGCCCCAACCTCGTCTTCGTCCTGTTCGACGACATGGGCTGGGGGCAGCCGCCGTGCTACAATCCGCAGTCCGCGTTGCGCACACCGAACCTCGACAAGTTCGCCTCGCAGGGCATGCGGTTCACGGATGCGCACACCGCCGCCGCCGTTTGTACCCCGACGCGTTACGGAGTGCTCACCGGCCGCTACCCGTCGCGCATCGGGCAGTTCGGCGTGCTCACCACGTTTTCAAAGCCGATTATTCCGCCGGGCCGCACGACCGTGGCGTCATTGCTCAAGCAGCACGGCTACGTGACCGCGTGCATCGGCAAGTGGCATCTCGGCATGAACTGGGTGGATGGAAAACCGGGCAGCGAGAAGGAAGTGCCCTTTGGTGCGAAGATGACCGGCGGCCCGAACGCGCTCGGTTTTGATTACTTCTGCGGCTTCACCCACGCCCGTAACATCGGGACGATTATTGAGCAGGACCATGTCGTCGCCCACGTCGAGCCGGTTGAAAACCAGCCGCTCATGCTCAAGAAAGCCCTTGAGTGGATTGATCAGCGGAAGGCGGGCGAGCCATTCTTTCTCTACTTCCCACTGGGGATACCGCACGAGCCGATCGTGCCCGCGCCGGATTTCACCGGGAAAAGCGGCGCGCAGGATCTCGTGAAGCAGGATCCGAAATACGGCGACTGGCTTTATCAAGGTGACGCTATGCTCGGCAAAATCCTGGAAGTGCTCGCCCGCAACAACCTGGCCGACAACACGCTCGTCATCGCCACCAGCGACAACGGCGCGGAGCATCGCGCCTACGCGCCGCTCCGCGAATCCAAGCGCAGCATCTACGAAGGCGGGCACCGTGTCCCGTTTGTGGCGCGCTGGCCTGGCAAGGTGAAGCCCGGTTCGGTCAACGATCATACCATTTGTCTCAACGACCTTATGGCCACCGCCGCCGAAATCGTCGGCGCGAAGATTCCTGACAGCGCTGGCGAGGACAGCGTGAGCCTCATGCCCGAGTTGCTCGGCACCACGACAACCGTTGTGCGGGAGGCGACCATGCACCAGTCCGCCGCCGGGGATCTCGCCATCCGCCAGGGGCCATGGAAACTGATCTTCCTTAAGAGCGGCCAGCGGGAGCTCTACAATCTGCAAAACGATCTGAGTGAAACCAAGGACGTCTTGGCCGCGAACTCCGAAGTCGCCGCGAAGCTGACGGCGCTCATGCAGGGGTACATCGCCAACGGCCGCAGTACAGCGGGAGCAGCGCAGCAGAATGACTTCGATCTCTCCATCAACGCCGGCGAGCTGAAGGGCAAGCGCAAGAAAAAAGGCCAGAAGACGGAGGCTGAGCGCGCGCGAAATGGCTCTGGCAGCCGACCCGGCGTTTGA
- a CDS encoding arylsulfatase, whose protein sequence is MKHFWFTIVAVFAVLCSSTGAASERPNIVFILADDLGYGDVGCYNKDSKIPTPNLDRIAGEGMRFTDAHAAASVCTPSRYAILTGRYAWRTRLQRGVLGLWGKPLIAPGRLTVASLLKQHGYATACIGKWHLGWDWPVKDGKPPGSGKDGLSNVAFEQPVADGPTTRGFDYYFGTDVPNYPPYCFIENDHTVGIPSLRDTGRVGGFNIPGPMLPGWELVNILPELTHRAVNWVETSAKSGKPFFLYLPLTSPHYPIVPAPEFKGKSKAGDYGDFVYQTDWTVGQVLDALQRAGVAGNTLVLFTSDNGPEITGEVNPGAYDRIQQFQHYSMGVLRGAKRDTWEGGHREPFLVRWPGKIKPGTVSSETICNVDFMATVAALLGAQQPPNAGEDSFNLLPVFLGEAHAQPVRPAIVHHSCSGKFALRKGDWVFIDAPTGDDNRAVGEPQWFKDERGYTKHNLPGELFNVHDDVSERRNQFAEHPEVVRELKELLEKYKRDGRSTPGAPQKNDVTIGIVEKGKVKLTE, encoded by the coding sequence ATGAAACACTTCTGGTTTACCATTGTTGCAGTGTTCGCTGTTCTCTGCAGTTCCACTGGGGCCGCGAGCGAACGTCCCAACATCGTCTTCATCCTCGCAGACGATTTGGGATACGGGGACGTCGGCTGCTACAACAAGGACTCCAAAATCCCGACGCCGAATCTTGACCGGATCGCGGGCGAGGGAATGCGCTTCACCGATGCACATGCGGCCGCTTCGGTCTGCACGCCCTCGCGCTATGCGATCCTCACGGGGCGCTATGCGTGGCGTACGCGGCTCCAGCGTGGCGTGCTCGGATTATGGGGAAAGCCGCTCATCGCGCCCGGTCGTCTGACCGTGGCATCGCTGCTCAAGCAGCACGGCTACGCGACCGCGTGCATTGGCAAGTGGCATCTGGGCTGGGACTGGCCGGTGAAAGACGGCAAGCCGCCTGGAAGCGGCAAGGACGGCCTAAGCAACGTCGCTTTTGAACAGCCCGTGGCCGACGGTCCGACGACGCGAGGCTTCGATTATTATTTCGGCACCGATGTGCCGAACTATCCGCCGTATTGTTTCATCGAAAATGATCACACGGTTGGCATTCCGTCTTTGCGGGACACCGGGCGTGTGGGTGGTTTCAACATTCCGGGCCCGATGTTGCCAGGCTGGGAGTTAGTGAACATCCTGCCCGAACTGACACATCGCGCGGTGAATTGGGTCGAAACGAGCGCCAAATCTGGCAAGCCTTTCTTTCTCTATCTGCCGCTCACGTCGCCGCATTACCCCATCGTGCCGGCGCCGGAATTTAAAGGCAAATCGAAGGCCGGCGATTATGGCGACTTTGTTTACCAGACCGACTGGACCGTCGGCCAGGTGCTCGATGCCTTGCAGCGCGCGGGCGTCGCCGGAAACACGCTCGTCCTTTTCACCAGCGATAACGGGCCCGAGATTACCGGCGAGGTGAACCCCGGCGCCTACGATCGCATTCAGCAGTTCCAGCACTACAGCATGGGCGTTCTCCGCGGCGCGAAGCGGGACACCTGGGAGGGCGGTCATCGCGAGCCGTTCCTGGTCCGGTGGCCCGGTAAAATCAAGCCGGGCACGGTCAGCAGCGAGACCATCTGCAACGTGGACTTCATGGCGACCGTCGCCGCTCTGCTCGGCGCGCAACAGCCGCCGAATGCGGGCGAGGACAGCTTTAATCTGCTTCCGGTGTTCCTTGGCGAAGCGCACGCCCAACCCGTGCGCCCGGCTATTGTGCATCACAGTTGCTCCGGCAAGTTCGCGCTTCGCAAAGGCGACTGGGTGTTTATCGACGCGCCGACCGGCGATGATAACAGAGCCGTGGGTGAACCGCAGTGGTTCAAGGACGAACGCGGCTACACCAAGCATAACCTGCCCGGCGAACTGTTCAATGTGCACGACGACGTGTCCGAGCGCCGGAACCAATTCGCTGAACACCCGGAAGTGGTGCGCGAACTGAAGGAGTTGCTGGAAAAATACAAGCGCGACGGTCGCAGCACGCCCGGTGCGCCGCAGAAGAACGATGTTACCATCGGCATCGTCGAGAAGGGTAAAGTCAAGCTAACCGAATGA
- a CDS encoding FkbM family methyltransferase: MKALLKYCSRALGYEVIRSAKIKQHELLEIEYSQFVEFAVSASGLNEGSRSQLRQDIFALLVTNFKRSGFFVEFGATNGVDLSNTYLLEKSYDWTGILAEPAPIWHNELAQNRKAIIDTDCVWSETGKTLEFDVVSEPELSTLRGFVASDHNADKRKGAVHHRVATVSLLDLLKRHNAPRHIDYLSIDTEGSEFQILSAFDFSDYEVSVISCEHNYTSARRSIYDLLTAKGYTRMFPTLSKWDDWYVKSDTTLIKAALGQMKCKS; encoded by the coding sequence ATGAAAGCATTGTTGAAATACTGCTCTCGAGCTCTCGGGTACGAGGTGATTCGATCCGCGAAGATTAAGCAGCACGAGCTTCTGGAGATAGAGTATAGTCAGTTTGTTGAGTTCGCCGTTAGCGCCAGTGGTCTTAACGAGGGAAGTAGGTCCCAGCTAAGGCAAGATATCTTTGCCCTTCTGGTGACCAATTTCAAGCGGTCGGGCTTCTTCGTCGAATTTGGCGCCACAAACGGCGTTGATTTAAGCAACACGTACCTGCTCGAGAAAAGCTATGACTGGACCGGGATTCTTGCTGAACCAGCGCCAATTTGGCACAACGAACTAGCACAAAACAGAAAAGCAATCATCGACACCGACTGTGTTTGGAGCGAGACCGGGAAAACGTTGGAATTTGATGTCGTATCCGAACCCGAATTATCAACTCTTCGTGGTTTTGTCGCCAGCGACCATAACGCGGACAAGCGGAAGGGCGCCGTCCATCATCGGGTTGCAACGGTATCATTGCTGGATTTGTTGAAACGACACAATGCGCCACGTCACATTGATTACCTATCCATAGACACAGAAGGAAGCGAGTTTCAGATTTTGAGCGCCTTCGACTTTTCTGATTACGAAGTATCTGTGATTTCCTGCGAACATAATTATACATCCGCCAGACGCAGCATTTACGATCTCCTCACTGCGAAAGGGTACACGAGAATGTTTCCAACTCTCTCCAAGTGGGATGACTGGTATGTCAAATCCGACACAACGCTCATCAAGGCCGCACTAGGCCAAATGAAATGCAAATCTTAG
- a CDS encoding carbamoyltransferase N-terminal domain-containing protein: MQILGLNAFHGDASAASLSHGQLTAAIEEERFNRQKHWAGLPAQAALAVLSGAQPDHIAISRDPKAHLWQKLARLALRPADWTRLTSRAGNTIRVSRYTEELEQVGIAANKATTHFVEHHRAHLASAFFCGPFDEAAVISIDGFGDFSSVM; this comes from the coding sequence ATGCAAATCTTAGGACTCAACGCCTTTCACGGTGACGCCTCCGCCGCGTCCCTGAGCCACGGCCAACTTACCGCCGCCATCGAAGAGGAGCGCTTCAACCGCCAAAAGCACTGGGCCGGACTCCCTGCCCAAGCCGCCCTCGCCGTCCTCAGCGGAGCCCAACCCGACCACATCGCCATCTCCCGCGACCCGAAGGCCCACCTCTGGCAAAAGCTCGCCCGCCTCGCCTTGCGTCCCGCCGACTGGACCCGCCTCACCTCGCGCGCCGGCAACACCATTCGCGTCTCCCGCTACACTGAGGAACTCGAGCAAGTCGGCATCGCCGCCAACAAAGCCACCACCCACTTCGTAGAACACCACCGAGCCCACCTCGCCTCGGCCTTTTTCTGTGGGCCCTTCGACGAAGCCGCGGTCATTTCCATCGATGGTTTCGGCGACTTCTCGTCTGTGATGTAG
- a CDS encoding ABC transporter ATP-binding protein → MEAPIVTVRDLTKIYRQGEIDVTALSGISLDISPGEFLALMGPSGSGKSTLLHIIAGVDRPTRGECRVQGINLTQLTETELADWRNQNVGFVFQTFNLIPVLTAFENVELPLLLTSLNRRQRRKQVELALELVSLSERGHHLPKQLSGGQEQRVAIARALVTDPALVVADEPTGNLDSHSAQEVLTILQTLSRQAGKTVIMVTHDPKAAAFGSRSVHLEKGELSTSNA, encoded by the coding sequence ATGGAAGCGCCCATTGTCACGGTTCGGGACTTGACCAAAATATATCGGCAGGGTGAAATCGACGTCACCGCGCTGAGCGGGATTTCGCTGGACATATCGCCCGGCGAATTTCTGGCGCTCATGGGACCTTCCGGTTCGGGCAAGTCCACCTTGTTGCACATCATTGCCGGGGTGGACCGGCCCACCCGTGGGGAATGCCGAGTTCAAGGGATCAACCTCACCCAGCTCACGGAAACCGAGTTGGCCGACTGGCGCAACCAGAACGTGGGGTTCGTGTTTCAGACCTTCAACCTCATCCCGGTGCTCACGGCGTTTGAAAACGTGGAACTGCCGCTGCTGCTGACGTCCCTGAACCGTCGGCAGCGGCGCAAACAGGTGGAGCTCGCCTTGGAATTGGTGAGCCTTTCCGAGCGGGGACATCATTTGCCCAAGCAACTTTCCGGGGGCCAGGAGCAGCGCGTGGCCATTGCGCGCGCGCTGGTCACCGACCCGGCGCTGGTGGTGGCGGATGAGCCCACGGGCAACCTGGATTCGCACTCCGCCCAGGAGGTGCTGACCATCCTGCAAACGCTCAGCCGGCAGGCGGGAAAAACGGTCATTATGGTCACCCATGATCCCAAGGCCGCCGCCTTCGGCTCACGCTCGGTTCACCTGGAA